The Candidatus Koribacter versatilis Ellin345 genome has a segment encoding these proteins:
- a CDS encoding glycosyltransferase produces MKICLVTAFPPSRRGLNEYGYHIARELQRDPVLSVTVLADELETPEPELAEFDVNRVWRFDSLSNPSRLAKAIRSCKPDVVWFNLLFSTFGNNPLAAFSGLTIPATTRMGGCYTHVTLHHLMENIDLSHANVRFPRAYRFAGNVATRMLLAANSISVLLPAYRRTLINKYKGENVHFRAHGIMSARPEPPDYSRRGVPDHRVLAFGKWGTYKRLELLMDSFELVVKRLPNAKLIVAGSDHPMTPGYLDSIAEKYKDDPRIEFVGYVAEEDIPELFRSSSVLVMPYSSATGSSGVAHLAAEFGLPIICADIPDFHEMADDEGLGILFYQTGSERSLADQICGLLNSPEMMKEMSEQNFSAALRQTMPQIIRQYLRSFDLHQRQRALQPIARFRRIPGWVPSRSAIFRAAAPRWVPWM; encoded by the coding sequence ATGAAGATTTGCCTGGTCACAGCCTTCCCGCCTAGCCGCCGAGGGCTGAACGAATACGGGTACCACATCGCACGTGAGCTCCAGCGCGATCCCGTGCTCAGCGTCACTGTGCTCGCCGACGAGTTGGAGACGCCTGAGCCGGAGTTGGCAGAATTTGACGTCAACCGCGTTTGGCGCTTCGACAGCCTCTCCAACCCCTCACGCCTCGCCAAAGCCATCCGCTCCTGCAAGCCGGATGTGGTTTGGTTCAACCTGTTGTTCTCAACCTTCGGGAACAACCCGCTCGCGGCGTTCTCCGGTCTCACCATCCCCGCCACTACCCGCATGGGCGGCTGCTACACCCACGTCACCCTCCATCACTTGATGGAGAACATTGATCTCTCGCATGCCAACGTTCGTTTCCCGCGCGCCTATCGCTTTGCCGGAAATGTCGCCACCCGCATGCTGCTCGCCGCCAACTCGATTAGCGTCCTGTTGCCGGCCTACCGTCGTACGCTCATCAACAAATACAAGGGCGAAAACGTTCACTTCCGCGCCCACGGCATCATGTCGGCCCGGCCTGAACCGCCCGATTACTCGCGCCGTGGCGTCCCTGACCATCGCGTCCTCGCCTTCGGCAAGTGGGGCACATACAAGCGCCTCGAGCTCTTGATGGACTCTTTTGAGCTAGTCGTGAAGCGCCTGCCGAATGCCAAACTTATCGTCGCCGGCAGCGATCACCCTATGACCCCCGGCTACCTCGATAGCATTGCCGAAAAATATAAGGACGACCCGCGCATCGAATTTGTCGGATACGTCGCGGAAGAAGACATCCCCGAACTCTTCCGTAGCTCCAGCGTTCTAGTCATGCCTTACTCCTCCGCCACAGGTTCTTCCGGAGTCGCACATCTCGCAGCCGAGTTTGGGCTTCCCATTATCTGCGCCGATATTCCCGACTTCCACGAGATGGCCGATGACGAAGGATTGGGCATCCTCTTTTATCAAACCGGTAGCGAAAGGAGCCTCGCCGACCAGATCTGCGGTCTGCTTAATTCGCCCGAAATGATGAAAGAGATGTCGGAACAAAATTTTTCCGCCGCGCTACGACAGACCATGCCGCAGATCATCCGGCAATATCTGCGCTCGTTTGACTTGCACCAGCGCCAGCGCGCGTTGCAGCCCATCGCTCGCTTTCGCCGCATCCCCGGTTGGGTGCCCTCGCGTTCGGCCATCTTTCGCGCTGCCGCGCCAAGGTGGGTGCCATGGATGTAA
- a CDS encoding mannose-1-phosphate guanylyltransferase has product MDVRAILVVGNTAPANTKAPRTESFAGLPLALYDVLGKSVLARTVQRLQHFGITQFTTVCDEKTGGALDARVKQEWNVVVEDHGLWRSAESVFNDFVQQGAELVLVLRIGAYAELDYEEFVQFHLEQHGRATVAVDARGYRIGIVALSASRRNDAAYLFRHNMEEFRVPCVQYQFRGYLNRLITPADLRQLSVDALLQNNHIQPIGREIRPGVWAGPRARIHPRARIVAPAYIGERAKLRASAVITRFTCIEHHAVVDCGTVLENTSIAPYTYVGAGLDINYAIVGRNRIASLRRNVEVEIKDPRLLSTLATSAPVRALREMGALAAYLPQQLFRGMFSRSQRTMPTDIPAAVNTPSAALKEPALTNPGGSINSTPEFPSELVVVRRYGNE; this is encoded by the coding sequence ATGGATGTAAGGGCCATACTCGTCGTCGGCAACACCGCGCCTGCCAATACCAAAGCGCCGCGCACTGAGTCCTTCGCGGGATTACCGCTCGCCCTCTACGATGTGCTCGGCAAGTCGGTCCTCGCACGCACTGTCCAGCGCCTGCAGCATTTCGGCATCACGCAGTTCACTACCGTGTGCGATGAGAAGACTGGCGGCGCGCTTGACGCTCGCGTGAAACAGGAATGGAACGTTGTCGTCGAAGATCACGGCCTCTGGCGCTCTGCCGAGTCGGTCTTCAATGACTTCGTGCAGCAGGGCGCCGAACTGGTGCTCGTTCTGCGCATCGGCGCCTACGCCGAACTCGATTACGAAGAATTCGTCCAGTTCCATCTCGAACAGCACGGGCGCGCTACCGTCGCCGTGGACGCTCGCGGTTACCGTATCGGCATTGTCGCGCTCTCTGCTTCACGTCGCAACGACGCCGCCTACCTTTTCCGTCACAACATGGAAGAGTTCCGGGTGCCCTGCGTGCAATATCAGTTCCGCGGCTATCTCAACCGCCTCATCACGCCTGCTGACCTTCGCCAGCTCAGCGTTGACGCGCTTCTCCAGAACAACCACATCCAGCCCATCGGCCGCGAGATTCGGCCTGGCGTCTGGGCAGGCCCACGCGCGCGCATTCATCCCCGCGCCCGCATCGTCGCCCCGGCGTACATCGGAGAGCGAGCCAAGCTCCGCGCCTCCGCTGTCATCACCCGCTTCACCTGCATCGAACATCATGCCGTCGTGGATTGCGGCACGGTGCTTGAGAACACTTCGATCGCGCCCTATACCTACGTCGGCGCCGGGCTCGATATCAATTACGCCATCGTCGGCCGCAACCGTATCGCCAGTTTGCGTCGCAATGTAGAGGTCGAAATTAAAGACCCGAGGTTGCTGTCGACACTCGCAACCAGTGCTCCAGTCCGCGCCCTGCGCGAGATGGGGGCCCTCGCTGCATATTTGCCCCAACAGTTGTTCCGCGGCATGTTCTCGCGGTCCCAGCGCACCATGCCGACGGACATCCCGGCCGCAGTCAATACTCCTTCCGCAGCGTTGAAGGAGCCGGCCCTAACGAACCCAGGTGGGAGCATCAACTCAACACCAGAGTTCCCCTCCGAATTAGTGGTAGTGAGGAGATATGGAAACGAGTAG
- a CDS encoding STAS domain-containing protein, translating into METSRPVVVKRIPERLNSPAAKKFLNEVEPFLRSDRPQLVFDLSQVKQMDAAGVDMLLHCLNETMKRDGDVKLASLSPQAAVVLEMTRTERLFEIYQNSADAVRSFSSFLPNALKHSYAHSYASFAPTTPIAFPMGNVQLPLPENNDGTENAA; encoded by the coding sequence ATGGAAACGAGTAGGCCCGTAGTCGTGAAACGTATACCCGAACGGCTCAATTCCCCGGCAGCAAAGAAGTTCCTGAACGAGGTGGAACCTTTTCTCCGCTCTGACCGGCCCCAATTAGTCTTCGATCTGTCCCAGGTCAAGCAGATGGACGCCGCTGGCGTTGACATGCTGCTCCATTGCCTGAACGAAACCATGAAGCGCGACGGCGACGTCAAACTCGCGTCGCTCTCGCCGCAGGCCGCGGTGGTCCTCGAGATGACGCGCACCGAGCGCCTCTTCGAGATCTACCAGAATTCTGCCGATGCCGTGCGCAGCTTCAGCAGCTTCCTGCCGAATGCCTTGAAGCACTCGTACGCTCATTCGTACGCCAGCTTCGCGCCTACGACACCGATCGCCTTCCCCATGGGCAACGTGCAATTGCCCCTGCCGGAGAACAACGACGGCACTGAAAACGCAGCATGA